A single window of Flavobacterium aestivum DNA harbors:
- a CDS encoding ferritin → MLSKNIETALNKQIRIEAESSQTYLSMACWAEVNGLEGIAQFMYAQSDEERLHMLKLIKYVNERGGHSQVTDLKAPKTTYETFKGMFEELYKHEVFVSQSINELVHITFEEKDYATHNFLQWYVAEQIEEEATAKSILDKINLIGDDKGGLYLFDRDIQQIAPNNTATTAK, encoded by the coding sequence ATGCTATCAAAAAACATTGAAACTGCGTTAAACAAACAAATCCGTATAGAAGCTGAATCCTCTCAAACCTATTTATCGATGGCTTGTTGGGCTGAAGTGAACGGATTAGAGGGAATCGCTCAATTTATGTACGCTCAATCAGATGAGGAGCGTTTGCACATGCTCAAATTAATCAAATATGTAAACGAACGTGGTGGTCATTCTCAAGTTACCGACTTGAAAGCTCCAAAAACAACATACGAAACTTTCAAAGGAATGTTTGAAGAATTATACAAACACGAAGTTTTTGTTTCGCAATCGATTAATGAATTAGTACATATTACGTTTGAAGAAAAAGATTATGCCACTCATAATTTCTTGCAATGGTATGTAGCTGAACAAATTGAAGAAGAAGCTACTGCCAAATCAATTTTAGACAAAATCAACTTGATTGGTGATGACAAAGGCGGATTGTATCTTTTTGATCGAGACATTCAGCAAATCGCACCTAACAATACTGCTACTACAGCCAAATAA